In the genome of Equus asinus isolate D_3611 breed Donkey chromosome 9, EquAss-T2T_v2, whole genome shotgun sequence, one region contains:
- the LOC106825525 gene encoding putative olfactory receptor 2W6 gives METTNDSTGRDFILVGFSERPELELILSLFVLIFYTITLLGNVTIILLSILDARLHTAMYFFLRNLSVLDLCFTTSIVPQMLVNMWGGNKKISYAGCMVQYWLALALGSTECVLLAVMAVDRYVAVCWPLRYASIMYPRLCHLLAAVSWSSGFANSFLQSSMAMVLPRCGNWRVDHFFCELLIIVKLSCIDTGPTESKMFIARLIILGMPVSIILTSYVCIARAVTKMHSAKGRKKAFGTCASHLMVVSLFYGTIMFLYLQPKDNYSQDQSKALAVLYMILAPTLNPLIYTLRNKDVKKAVRRVMGKEQV, from the coding sequence ATGGAAACAACCAATGATAGCACAGGCAGAGATTTCATCTTAGTGGGCTTCTCTGAGCGACCTGAGTTGGAGTTGATCCTCTCCCTCTTTGTCCTGATATTCTATACAATAACTCTTCTGGGGAATGTGACCATCATCCTACTCTCTATCTTGGATGCTCGACTCCACACagccatgtacttcttcctcagaAACCTCTCTGTGCTTGACCTCTGCTTCACAACCAGCATTGTGCCCCAGATGCTAGTGAACATGTGGGGAGGCAACAAGAAGATCAGCTATGCTGGCTGCATGGTCCAGTACTGGTTGGCCTTGGCACTTGGCTCCACTGAGTGTGTGCTCCTTGCAGTGATGGCAGTTGACCGCTATGTTGCAGTTTGCTGGCCTCTACGCTATGCCTCCATCATGTACCCTAGGCTGTGCCACCTCCTGGCTGCAGTTTCCTGGTCCTCTGGCTTTGCCAACTCCTTTCTACAGTCCTCAATGGCCATGGTGCTGCCTCGATGTGGAAACTGGCGCGTGGACCATTTCTTCTGTGAGCTGCTGATCATTGTTAAACTCTCCTGCATTGATACTGGCCCAACAGAGTCCAAAATGTTTATTGCCCGGCTGATCATCCTAGGCATGCCTGTCTCCATCATCCTGACTTCTTATGTGTGCATTGCCAGGGCAGTAACAAAAATGCACTcagcaaagggaaggaaaaaggccTTTGGAACCTGTGCCTCCCACCTAATGGTGGTCTCACTCTTCTATGGGACCATTATGTTTTTGTATCTGCAGCCAAAGGACAACTACTCCCAGGACCAGAGCAAAGCACTGGCGGTGCTCTACATGATCCTTGCACCCACCCTCAATCCCCTGATCTACACGCTGAGGAACAAAGATGTGAAGAAAGCAGTCAGGAGGGTCATGGGAAAGGAGCAGGTGTAG